In one window of Porites lutea chromosome 8, jaPorLute2.1, whole genome shotgun sequence DNA:
- the LOC140946834 gene encoding uncharacterized protein, which produces MGVRILFLAAVVLILFLRNSSSQSCHDHNDFEKQMSKEGYSRCPWVNHMYIKGFKKKSSPNDLRGFKAAKCCLPHSVYLWKPNICTSADWDLSFRKEGWATCPSGHFLLGFHRGGSNQLRSIQWATCCKPGVHPHRYKECYDQNVGSGDTWECNRSYYYVVGIHRGASESLSSINKLRCCSMYNQVLPLKGLDDVKTRIMDVTLSKLALLAHYLGYGWAGGCRGRVVGEDFIRDGDRWKAVYRSGCSGYKSSQRLKIAYENFSFRVKKMDYMKPEIKSIKPIVQDAGEIKNQDSLPTTTNVRRQIKSVRTVTHSSTERFKTTVGASLTLSYKSPGLVGDVATGTFKGSFTVSGGKESAQLNTDTNGEIKWDIVTVSETQTTSGNAGTSYQITTSKKQIDVPYKATIQVQFTARLEGFLRWGGGPNGKNTNYHQRWRGSGDRPTVNYNIGTTDKPFYKFLKQASDRGDSPWLWHLLKQKIPYSQNVLNSLTDESLYEFELHGKFRDVAGLDFNVQWDDVALTNYTLSF; this is translated from the exons ATGGGTGTCAGAATTCTGTTCCTGGCTGCTGTGGTTCTAATATTGTTTCTGCGGAACTCATCCTCACAAAGCTGTCATGACCACAACGATTTTGAGAAGCAGATGTCGAAAGAGGGGTACTCAAGGTGTCCATGGGTAAACCATATGTATATCAAGGGATTCAAGAAGAAAAGCTCACCCAATGATCTGAGAGGTTTCAAGGCAGCAAAATGCTGTCTGCCCCATTCAGTTTATCTATGGAAGCCTAATATTTGTACATCCGCTGACTGGGATTTGAGTTTTAGAAA gGAAGGATGGGCTACCTGTCCATCCGGGCATTTCCTCCTTGGATTCCACCGGGGTGGGAGTAACCAATTGAGGAGTATTCAGTGGGCCACTTGCTGTAAGCCAGGCGTTCATCCACACCGCTACAAAGAATGCTATGATCAGAATGTTGGAAGCGGAGATACCTGGGAATGCAACAGAAGTTATTACTATGTTGTCGGTATTCACCGAGGCGCATCCGAGAGTCTGTCTAGTATCAATAAACTGAGATGCTGCAGCATGTATAACC AGGTTCTCCCTTTGAAGGGCCTGGATGACGTCAAAACACGAATAATGGATGTAACTCTAAGTAAGCTTGCTCTTCTGGCTCATTATCTCGGGTATGGCTGGGCTGGTGGCTGCAGAGGACGAGTGGTGGGTGAAGACTTCATACGAGATGGGGACAGGTGGAAAGCTGTTTACCGAAGCGGTTGTAGTGGATACAAGTCATCGCAAAGACTGAAGATCGCCTACGAAAACTTTTCCTTCAGAGTCAAGAAAATGGACTACATGAAACCTGAAATTAAGTCAATTAAGCCCATCGTGCAGGATGCCGGAGAGATAAAGAATCAAGATTCCTTGCCAACTACAACGAACGTAAGGCGTCAAATTAAGAGCGTGCGCACTGTTACACACTCATCGACGGAAAGGTTTAAGACGACCGTTGGTGCCTCTCTAACGCTTAGTTATAAGTCCCCAGGGCTGGTTGGAGATGTTGCTACGGGAACCTTCAAAGGATCTTTCACCGTGTCTGGTGGAAAAGAAAGTGCGCAGTTAAACACAGACACAAATGGCGAGATTAAGTGGGATATTGTCACCGTGTCTGAAACACAGACGACTAGTGGCAACGCAGGAACATCTTACCAGATTACCACTTCAAAGAAGCAGATCGACGTACCATACAAAGCTACGATACAAGTTCAGTTCACAGCCAGGCTTGAAGGATTTCTCAGATGGGGTGGTGGTCCCAATGGAAAGAATACAAATTATCATCAAAGGTGGCGAGGCTCCGGCGATAGACCCACCGTTAACTACAACATTGGTACAACGGACAAACCATTCTACAAATTTCTGAAACAGGCAAGTGATCGAGGAGACAGTCCTTGGCTTTGGCATCTGTTAAAACAGAAAATACCATACTCGCAAAACGTGCTGAACAGTCTGACCGATGAAAGCTTGTACGAGTTTGAACTTCATGGCAAGTTCCGCGATGTGGCCGGATTAGATTTCAATGTTCAGTGGGATGACGTGGCTTTAACAAATTATACTCtgtctttttga
- the LOC140946043 gene encoding uncharacterized protein: protein MWFIIPVQLVLLFSSSFLFYSSAARSCYMQNWGSNFKKSDETACGSYYNLVGFERDGTNNLRGIKRAKCCRRDQTFWNQPTQCQTPDWIRSLDGTGVSNCQQGFFLRGLYRSNGDGLWNIEWGKCCKPSQHPYHWGGCYDEDVSNTFNKAGLSECRRDGYFIAGFQIQGSQGGLSNIKKFKCCKMVNEIPKLKSLGELKQRVMDVTMFNLGQLASMMGFAWSGGCFAKYSGDDFRRNGDKWESTYRSHWCTGNGPKKDVRLKITYENFAYTMRDVKFGKSITQTIPLDREQELLDSPDRSYSKTAYNRKNSNGTSVVEQEIRSARTLKNVRRSSWDGNIGIEVGLEYEPPSTTGGVGFSAKTSFKYEWGGEEEDTTADEDWHILWLKETKELPANTFAEWHAFRKPQKVTIPYTATVLPTFTVTLEGYMVWGGGYHGNSPNFHWEHRGSGDRKKISFKFGNDQKPFYEDLEEQIDQNKYPWQWHAMKQHYPYAQYFIDQLLNKDLYSFTMVGQFEESTEIEVKSYWYPSKSLDQMTHDAPKKTKDKANKSGKPVEFPRVLPAPPKVQTIDNSKEMKAPPEKNFNDNDRDTEYKFPRIKPSPPEVELIDNKKDMKPPPQKQ, encoded by the exons ATGTGGTTTATTATTCCAGTTCAACTGGTCCTTCTGTTTAGCAGCTCCTTTTTGTTTTACTCGT CTGCCGCAAGATCATGCTACATGCAAAACTGGGgaagcaattttaaaaaaagcgatGAAACAGCATGTGGATCGTATTATAATCTTGTGGGTTTCGAACGAGATGGCACTAACAACTTACGAGGAATAAAGCGAGCTAAATGCTGCCGTCGAGATCAAACCTTCTGGAATCAACCTACCCAATGTCAGACGCCCGATTGGATCAGGTCACTTGACGG CACTGGAGTAAGCAACTGCCAACAGGGTTTCTTCCTCCGAGGTTTGTATCGGTCAAACGGAGACGGACTGTGGAATATCGAGTGGGGTAAATGCTGCAAACCATCTCAACATCCTTACCATTGGGGTGGCTGCTATGACGAAGATGTTAGCAACACATTTAATAAAGCTGGACTGAGCGAATGTCGCAGGGATGGATACTTTATTGCAGGTTTCCAGATTCAGGGTTCACAGGGAGGACTGTCGAACATCAAGAagttcaaatgttgcaaaatggTCAATG AAATTCCGAAACTTAAATCATTGGGCGAACTGAAGCAGCGCGTGATGGATGTTACCATGTTTAACCTCGGTCAGTTGGCGAGCATGATGGGATTTGCATGGTCTGGTGGATGCTTCGCTAAATACTCAGGGGACGATTTCCGTCGTAACGGCGACAAATGGGAATCTACCTATAG ATCGCACTGGTGTACAGGAAATGGTCCGAAAAAAGACGTTCGGCTGAAGATCACTTACGAGAACTTTGCCTATACAATGAGAGATGTTAAATTTGGGAAGTCCATTACACAGACCATTCCCTTGGACAGAGAGCAAGAGTTGCTTGATTCTCCAGACAGAAGCTATAGCAAGACAGCGTACAACAGAAAAAATAGTAACGGTACGTCAGTAGTAGAACAGGAGATTCGCAGCGCtaggaccttgaaaaatgtaaggaGAAGCAGCTGGGATGGAAATATTGGAATTGAGGTGGGTTTGGAATACGAACCTCCAAGTACCACTGGAGGGGTGGGGTTTTCTGCTAAGACGAGCTTTAAATATGAGTGGGGAGGCGAAGAAGAAGATACAACCGCTGATGAAGATTGGCATATTTTGTGgctgaaagaaacaaaagagtTACCTGCAAACACATTTGCTGAGTGGCATGCATTTAGAAAGCCACAAAAAGTAACAATTCCTTATACTGCTACAGTCCTTCCAACATTCACGGTAACACTAGAAGGTTATATGGTCTGGGGAGGTGGTTACCATGGAAACAGTCCAAACTTTCATTGGGAGCACCGCGGCTCAGGTGATCGAAAAAAGATTTCGTTTAAGTTTGGAAATGATCAGAAGCCATTCTATGAAGATCTCGAGGAGCAAATCGATCAGAACAAATACCCTTGGCAGTGGCACGCCATGAAACAACATTACCCATATGCACAATATTTCATCGACCAACTACTCAACAAAGACCTCTATTCTTTCACCATGGTTGGTCAGTTTGAGGAATCCACCGAAATTGAAGTGAAATCCTATTGGTATCCATCCAAGTCTTTGGACCAAATGACACACGATGCACCAAAAAAGACTAAAGATAAGGCAAACAAGAGTGGGAAACCTGTGGAGTTTCCTCGCGTGTTGCCTGCACCACCAAAAGTTCAGACCATCGACAACAGCAAGGAAATGAAGGCGCCTCCAGAGAAAAATTTTAACGACAATGATCGTGATACCGAGTACAAGTTCCCCAGAATTAAACCATCGCCACCAGAAGTGGAGCTTATTGACAACAAGAAGGACATGAAGCCGCCTCCTCAAAAACAATGA